A region from the Anomaloglossus baeobatrachus isolate aAnoBae1 chromosome 11, aAnoBae1.hap1, whole genome shotgun sequence genome encodes:
- the PI4K2B gene encoding phosphatidylinositol 4-kinase type 2-beta isoform X1: MAEEEKKQEEKKQEERAASPPLLVFLESSAEDEGAAAPQTPVTAAQTGGRAAPGNAVRFFPCRGREEEAGEEEPLLKRPGVSSPTAARKGRARLSSSSDRDSLLSSAGHAAHEDLNVILDDIEFADIIHRAEQATDSGVFPERISQGSSGSYFVKDPKAKIIGVFKPKSEEPYGHLNPKWTKYFHKVCCPCCFGRGCLVPNQGYLSEAGAYLVDEKLGLGVVPKTKAVWLVSETFNYSAIDRAKSRGKKYALEKVPTVGRKFHRIGLPPKIGSFQLFVDGYKEADYWLRRFETEPLPENIRKQLQSQFERLVILDYVIRNTDRGNDNWLIRYESQEDLIEGSEKASDDSSPKEWTEKEPIIKIAAIDNGLAFPFKHPDEWRAYPFLWAWLPQAKVPFSQETRDLILPRISDMNFVQDLCEDLYELFKVRESFISVLDKGNLPGLVTVSNPAIPCLYPQTDKGFDKATFEKQMSVMRGQILNLTQALKDEKSPIQLVQMPKVVVERSRSGSQGRIVHLSNAFTQTFHCRKPFFSSW, from the exons ATGGCGGAGGAGGAGAAGAAGCAGGAGGAGAAGAAGCAGGAGGAGCGGGCGGCGTCTCCGCCATTGTTAGTGTTCCTGGAGTCGTCTGCAGAGGATGAAGGAGCGGCCGCCCCCCAGACTCCGGTCACTGCCGCACAGACGGGCGGCAGAGCGGCTCCGGGTAATGCCGTCAGGTTCTTCCCCTGTCGAGGTCGGGAGGAGGAAGCCGGAGAGGAAGAGCCGCTGCTGAAGAGGCCCGGGGTCTCCTCACCGACGGCGGCGAGGAAGGGGCGAGCGCGGCTCAGCTCGTCCTCCGACCGGGACAGTCTGTTGAGCAGTGCGG GTCACGCTGCTCACGAGGATCTGAACGTCATCCTGGATGATATCGAATTTGCGGATATTATTCACAGAGCGGAGCAAGCCACCGACAGCGGGGTCTTCCCAGAGCGAATATCCCAGGGATCAAGTGGAAGCTACTTTGTTAAAGATCCCAAAGCG AAAATAATTGGAGTGTTTAAACCAAAATCCGAAGAGCCTTACGGTCACCTTAACCCAAAATGGACCAAATATTTTCACAAAGTCTGCTGCCCCTGCTGCTTTGGTCGCGGTTGCCTTGTCCCGAACCAGGGATACCTCTCTGAAGCCGGAGCATATTTAGTAGATGAAAAACTAGGATTAGGAGTTGTACCCAAAACCAAG GCAGTCTGGCTGGTCAGCGAAACCTTTAACTACAGTGCAATAGATCGTGCTAAATCAAGAGGCAAAAAATACGCTTTAGAAAAAGTGCCAACAGTGGGTCGCAAATTTCACCGCATCGGTTTACCTCCCAAG ATCGGTTCCTTTCAGCTTTTTGTGGACGGGTATAAGGAAGCAGACTACTGGCTGAGAAGGTTCGAAACTGAACCTTTACCCGAGAACATcagaaagcagctgcagtctcAGTTTGAGAGGCTAGTCATCTTAGACTATGTGATAAGAAATACCG ACCGAGGCAATGACAACTGGTTAATTCGATATGAAAGCCAAGAGGATTTAATCGAAGGTTCTGAGAAGGCCAGCGATGACTCCTCACCGAAG GAGTGGACCGAAAAGGAGCCGATTATTAAAATTGCTGCGATTGACAATGGTCTGGCATTTCCATTTAAACATCCCGATGAATGGAGAGCGT ACCCATTCCTCTGGGCTTGGCTTCCTCAGGCAAAGGTTCCCTTCAGTCAGGAAACGAGAGACCTGATCCTTCCCCGCATCTCCGATATGAACTTTGTACAGGACCTTTGTGAAGATCTGTACGAGCTGTTCAAGGTAAGGGAAAGTTTTATTTCTGTGCTGGATAAGGGCAATCTACCTGGTCTGGTGACTGTGAGTAACCCTGCTATCCCGTGTTTATATCCGCAGACTGATAAGGGGTTTGACAAGGCCACATTTGAGAAGCAGATGTCGGTAATGAGAGGACAG ATCCTGAATCTGACTCAAGCGTTAAAGGACGAGAAGTCGCCCATTCAGCTGGTCCAGATGCCCAAAGTGGTGGTGGAGCGAAGCCGTAGCGGGAGCCAGGGCCGGATCGTGCACCTGAGTAACGCCTTCACACAGACTTTCCACTGCAGGAAGCCGTTCTTCTCCTCCTGGTAG
- the PI4K2B gene encoding phosphatidylinositol 4-kinase type 2-beta isoform X3 translates to MAEEEKKQEEKKQEERAASPPLLVFLESSAEDEGAAAPQTPVTAAQTGGRAAPGHAAHEDLNVILDDIEFADIIHRAEQATDSGVFPERISQGSSGSYFVKDPKAKIIGVFKPKSEEPYGHLNPKWTKYFHKVCCPCCFGRGCLVPNQGYLSEAGAYLVDEKLGLGVVPKTKAVWLVSETFNYSAIDRAKSRGKKYALEKVPTVGRKFHRIGLPPKIGSFQLFVDGYKEADYWLRRFETEPLPENIRKQLQSQFERLVILDYVIRNTDRGNDNWLIRYESQEDLIEGSEKASDDSSPKEWTEKEPIIKIAAIDNGLAFPFKHPDEWRAYPFLWAWLPQAKVPFSQETRDLILPRISDMNFVQDLCEDLYELFKVRESFISVLDKGNLPGLVTVSNPAIPCLYPQTDKGFDKATFEKQMSVMRGQILNLTQALKDEKSPIQLVQMPKVVVERSRSGSQGRIVHLSNAFTQTFHCRKPFFSSW, encoded by the exons ATGGCGGAGGAGGAGAAGAAGCAGGAGGAGAAGAAGCAGGAGGAGCGGGCGGCGTCTCCGCCATTGTTAGTGTTCCTGGAGTCGTCTGCAGAGGATGAAGGAGCGGCCGCCCCCCAGACTCCGGTCACTGCCGCACAGACGGGCGGCAGAGCGGCTCCGG GTCACGCTGCTCACGAGGATCTGAACGTCATCCTGGATGATATCGAATTTGCGGATATTATTCACAGAGCGGAGCAAGCCACCGACAGCGGGGTCTTCCCAGAGCGAATATCCCAGGGATCAAGTGGAAGCTACTTTGTTAAAGATCCCAAAGCG AAAATAATTGGAGTGTTTAAACCAAAATCCGAAGAGCCTTACGGTCACCTTAACCCAAAATGGACCAAATATTTTCACAAAGTCTGCTGCCCCTGCTGCTTTGGTCGCGGTTGCCTTGTCCCGAACCAGGGATACCTCTCTGAAGCCGGAGCATATTTAGTAGATGAAAAACTAGGATTAGGAGTTGTACCCAAAACCAAG GCAGTCTGGCTGGTCAGCGAAACCTTTAACTACAGTGCAATAGATCGTGCTAAATCAAGAGGCAAAAAATACGCTTTAGAAAAAGTGCCAACAGTGGGTCGCAAATTTCACCGCATCGGTTTACCTCCCAAG ATCGGTTCCTTTCAGCTTTTTGTGGACGGGTATAAGGAAGCAGACTACTGGCTGAGAAGGTTCGAAACTGAACCTTTACCCGAGAACATcagaaagcagctgcagtctcAGTTTGAGAGGCTAGTCATCTTAGACTATGTGATAAGAAATACCG ACCGAGGCAATGACAACTGGTTAATTCGATATGAAAGCCAAGAGGATTTAATCGAAGGTTCTGAGAAGGCCAGCGATGACTCCTCACCGAAG GAGTGGACCGAAAAGGAGCCGATTATTAAAATTGCTGCGATTGACAATGGTCTGGCATTTCCATTTAAACATCCCGATGAATGGAGAGCGT ACCCATTCCTCTGGGCTTGGCTTCCTCAGGCAAAGGTTCCCTTCAGTCAGGAAACGAGAGACCTGATCCTTCCCCGCATCTCCGATATGAACTTTGTACAGGACCTTTGTGAAGATCTGTACGAGCTGTTCAAGGTAAGGGAAAGTTTTATTTCTGTGCTGGATAAGGGCAATCTACCTGGTCTGGTGACTGTGAGTAACCCTGCTATCCCGTGTTTATATCCGCAGACTGATAAGGGGTTTGACAAGGCCACATTTGAGAAGCAGATGTCGGTAATGAGAGGACAG ATCCTGAATCTGACTCAAGCGTTAAAGGACGAGAAGTCGCCCATTCAGCTGGTCCAGATGCCCAAAGTGGTGGTGGAGCGAAGCCGTAGCGGGAGCCAGGGCCGGATCGTGCACCTGAGTAACGCCTTCACACAGACTTTCCACTGCAGGAAGCCGTTCTTCTCCTCCTGGTAG
- the PI4K2B gene encoding phosphatidylinositol 4-kinase type 2-beta isoform X2, producing the protein MAEEEKKQEEKKQEERAASPPLLVFLESSAEDEGAAAPQTPVTAAQTGGRAAPGNAVRFFPCRGREEEAGEEEPLLKRPGVSSPTAARKGRARLSSSSDRDSLLSSAGHAAHEDLNVILDDIEFADIIHRAEQATDSGVFPERISQGSSGSYFVKDPKAKIIGVFKPKSEEPYGHLNPKWTKYFHKVCCPCCFGRGCLVPNQGYLSEAGAYLVDEKLGLGVVPKTKAVWLVSETFNYSAIDRAKSRGKKYALEKVPTVGRKFHRIGLPPKIGSFQLFVDGYKEADYWLRRFETEPLPENIRKQLQSQFERLVILDYVIRNTDRGNDNWLIRYESQEDLIEGSEKASDDSSPKEWTEKEPIIKIAAIDNGLAFPFKHPDEWRAYPFLWAWLPQAKVPFSQETRDLILPRISDMNFVQDLCEDLYELFKTDKGFDKATFEKQMSVMRGQILNLTQALKDEKSPIQLVQMPKVVVERSRSGSQGRIVHLSNAFTQTFHCRKPFFSSW; encoded by the exons ATGGCGGAGGAGGAGAAGAAGCAGGAGGAGAAGAAGCAGGAGGAGCGGGCGGCGTCTCCGCCATTGTTAGTGTTCCTGGAGTCGTCTGCAGAGGATGAAGGAGCGGCCGCCCCCCAGACTCCGGTCACTGCCGCACAGACGGGCGGCAGAGCGGCTCCGGGTAATGCCGTCAGGTTCTTCCCCTGTCGAGGTCGGGAGGAGGAAGCCGGAGAGGAAGAGCCGCTGCTGAAGAGGCCCGGGGTCTCCTCACCGACGGCGGCGAGGAAGGGGCGAGCGCGGCTCAGCTCGTCCTCCGACCGGGACAGTCTGTTGAGCAGTGCGG GTCACGCTGCTCACGAGGATCTGAACGTCATCCTGGATGATATCGAATTTGCGGATATTATTCACAGAGCGGAGCAAGCCACCGACAGCGGGGTCTTCCCAGAGCGAATATCCCAGGGATCAAGTGGAAGCTACTTTGTTAAAGATCCCAAAGCG AAAATAATTGGAGTGTTTAAACCAAAATCCGAAGAGCCTTACGGTCACCTTAACCCAAAATGGACCAAATATTTTCACAAAGTCTGCTGCCCCTGCTGCTTTGGTCGCGGTTGCCTTGTCCCGAACCAGGGATACCTCTCTGAAGCCGGAGCATATTTAGTAGATGAAAAACTAGGATTAGGAGTTGTACCCAAAACCAAG GCAGTCTGGCTGGTCAGCGAAACCTTTAACTACAGTGCAATAGATCGTGCTAAATCAAGAGGCAAAAAATACGCTTTAGAAAAAGTGCCAACAGTGGGTCGCAAATTTCACCGCATCGGTTTACCTCCCAAG ATCGGTTCCTTTCAGCTTTTTGTGGACGGGTATAAGGAAGCAGACTACTGGCTGAGAAGGTTCGAAACTGAACCTTTACCCGAGAACATcagaaagcagctgcagtctcAGTTTGAGAGGCTAGTCATCTTAGACTATGTGATAAGAAATACCG ACCGAGGCAATGACAACTGGTTAATTCGATATGAAAGCCAAGAGGATTTAATCGAAGGTTCTGAGAAGGCCAGCGATGACTCCTCACCGAAG GAGTGGACCGAAAAGGAGCCGATTATTAAAATTGCTGCGATTGACAATGGTCTGGCATTTCCATTTAAACATCCCGATGAATGGAGAGCGT ACCCATTCCTCTGGGCTTGGCTTCCTCAGGCAAAGGTTCCCTTCAGTCAGGAAACGAGAGACCTGATCCTTCCCCGCATCTCCGATATGAACTTTGTACAGGACCTTTGTGAAGATCTGTACGAGCTGTTCAAG ACTGATAAGGGGTTTGACAAGGCCACATTTGAGAAGCAGATGTCGGTAATGAGAGGACAG ATCCTGAATCTGACTCAAGCGTTAAAGGACGAGAAGTCGCCCATTCAGCTGGTCCAGATGCCCAAAGTGGTGGTGGAGCGAAGCCGTAGCGGGAGCCAGGGCCGGATCGTGCACCTGAGTAACGCCTTCACACAGACTTTCCACTGCAGGAAGCCGTTCTTCTCCTCCTGGTAG